Genomic DNA from uncultured Methanospirillum sp.:
AGCTTGTTGTTCCTTCGAGATTTGAACTCATGGTCTTCCATGTCGGCGAGTTATTACCGATATATACATCATAACGCCGTGCAGCATTGTATACCATATTCGGTATCTTGTAATATCCTGTCTGATTTGTGTAAGAATACCAGAGAAAAATGTCAGGAGATGCATTCTGATAGAGTTCAAGTCTCACATGGCTCATTGGGCTGCCCGTTGTCGAGTTTGTCACCAATCCCTGTACAAAGAAACATGTTGGTGCATAATAAGAAACAATGGTATGATTTCTGATTACATTATTGAATGTATATGGATTGATTGGTCCAACAACCTCTCCATCTATCGCGACATCCGAAAGTTCATAATCCACTTTATCGAAAGAGAATGCATCAATCATGGTATAACTCTGAGTACCGCCACATGTGACATAGGTTAGCCCTTCTGGACTTATTTTTCCGGTAGTCGGGATATATGTGTAACCGGTTGCCGGAGCCATGTAGTATGACGATGCACTGATTGTGTAAGGTCCTGTTGGTTCAAATGATGCATTGATCGTATGGTTTGCCTGGACATTAGTGAAACTATAGGAACTGACTGCCCCTACTGACAAGTTGTCAACCAGAACATCCTTGATCCCGTAACAGGTGTTACTGACAATGGTATACAGTAATGAATCTCCCTCCGTTACTGTTGTATTTCCTGCCGGACTGATTGTCCCACCTGTTCCGGCAGTTGCAGATATTACATAGGTCGGCTTTACCTGGACAGTCCTGTTCATCGAAAAGATCTGAGTACACTCGTTCTGAACCTTGAGCGTAATATTGTACAATCCTGCTACCGAATATGTGTGCGAAGAGGGTGCTGGATTCTGGGCATCGGTTGTGTAATAATAACCTCCGTCTCCAAAATACCAACGCCATGCTTTTATTTTGTTATGCGGGGTTGAGTTCTCGGTAAAGGTCACGGTGAGAGGAACCGGGCCACTCTGTGGTGTTACATTGAACCACGGGGTAATGTTTTCACAGTCTAACTGAATTAGTCGTATATTCTGTCCCTGGTTTCCACAGTTGTTTTCTCCAAAGAGCATGACTGTATACTGATCACGGGTAGGATAGATATGGGTCGGGTTTGCCTCATGAGAAGCGGTTCCGTCTCCAAAGAGCCAGGTCCACTCGGTAATTTTTGCAAATTCAACAGGATCAGATGGTTCTGTTATTGTAAATGTTACATCAAGAGGATCTTCACTATCCGGGTTGTTCACAACATATGCAAAATCGATTGAGACATTACTGCATTGAACATCCACATACCCGCTCTTCACTCCAGATTTTCCGCAATCACTGGTTGGAATGAGGGTTACAAGGTAATGACCCACTGTTGTATATTTGTGAGATATGTCACCTGTTGTTATCGTCCCGTTTCTCACTAGTTCGCTATATGACCCGTCACCAAAGTCCCAGTGCCACCGTGTCGGAGAGCCCGTGGTAAGGTCTTTGAAGTTGACAACAACCGGTGCTGTGTCATTTACATATAATGGAGTGAAGTTTGCGATGATATCAGGACACTCTGATCCGTTATAGATCAGTTTCTGCACATTGTCTTTAGAACCACATGTATTCTGAACAGTTAATCCAACAAGATACGTTGTCAGGGATGGGAATTTGTGTGTCACCTGCCCTGCTGCTGTCTGCCAGGCTGCCTTGTCCCACGTTGTAGTGGACCCATCTCCAAAGTCCCAGGTCCACTGTGTGATGTTGTTTCCATGCCCCTGGGATAGATCAGTGAAACTGACTGTGAGATTGTTTGTTGTAGTATTTGCTGCAAGGTACTGGTAGCCATAATCTGCGGTAACACCAGGGCAGGTGACATTTACATATCCGGTCTGTTGTTTCGAGAGTCCGCACGAGTTGTACCCTGTAAGTGTTACTGCGTAGAGTCCGCTCTGGGTGTATGTGTGAATCGGATTCTGCTCTTCTGAACTGAGTCCGTCTCCAAAGTTCCAGAACCAACTGGTTACATTGATGGTTTTTTCAATGTACTGTACCGGGAGTGGTGGTGTGCCATTCGATTCAAGGGGCGAAAAATTCACGCTGAAATTACTGGAACACGATCCGTTATAGATCAACCGTGATGTCCAGTCAGTAGAACCGCATTCGTTAGCAATCTCAAGCATTGCAGTGTAGGATGCAACATCCGGGTATTTGTGGATAATCCTCCCAGCTGCTGACTGCCAGGCTGTCTTATCCCAGGTTGTCTTTGTTCCGTCTCCAAATGTCCAGGTCCATGAGCTGATGTTGGATCTGCCATAGTCATTTGAGGTGTCATTGAAGAGTATGGTCAGGTTGTCTGTGGCACTATCAATGGCGAGATATTCGAATCCAAATGATGCACTCACATTTGGGCACGAGAGGTTCACAGTTCCGATCTTGGTTCCAGACAGTCCGCAGTTATTGGTAGCGGTAAGAGAGACCGCGTACCTGCCACTTGAATTGAATATGTGTGTGGGATTTTGGATATCTGATGTGTACCCGTCTCCGAAGTTCCAGGTCCAGTTGGTTGCATTTGGTGTGAGATCGGTGAATGTTATCTCTCTTGGTGCTTTATCCTCAACATACAATGGAGAGAAGTTTGCAAGCACTTCACTGCATGGAGTTCCGTTGTAGATCAACTTGTGTGTATAATTTGTGGCTCCACAGTCACTATCAACCGTTAATTTTGCGGTATATGGTGCAAATTCCGGATACGTGTGAGAGATCTTATGATCTGCTTCGCTCCATTGGGTCCAGTTCCATGTTGCATATGAACCATCTCCATAGTCCCAGCGCCAGAAGTTGATAATGCTTGTATTATATGATGTATCAGTGAAATCGATTGTCAGGTTGTTTGTCTGCCTATCGATGAATTGCTGATAGGTAAAGTCAGCAGTGATATCGGTGCAGGATACGATGACTGTTCCAACCTTTGTATCAGTATTTCCACAGTCATTGGCAGCGTGCAGGCTTACTGTGTACGTGCCGGCCCTGGTATATCGGTGGGTTACATTATAACTGGATGTTGTATCGGTGTATTCTCCATCTCCGAAAGTCCAGTTCCAGTATGTTGCATTGGCAGGGTTTGTGATGTTGAAGGTAACTGAGTGACCTGATGTAATAGAACTGGAAAGTGGCGTGAAATCTGCTGAAACACTCTTACATGAACCGTTGAATATCAGTTTGTGAATACTATCTGATTTTCCACAATCGTTGCTTATGGACAGCGTTGCAGTGTATGGGGCTACCTCAGGATAATGGTGAGTTATCAGCTTTCCAGAAGCATTCCACTCGGCTTTGTTCCAGATGGTGGAGACACCGTCTCCAAAGTCCCATCTCCACGAGGTAATATTGTCTGAATTGTATGATGTGTCGGTAAAAGTTGCATTATAGGCAGTGGTATCTGTGACAAATTCAAATCCTGCTGTGATATCCGGGCAGTACCGGGTGACACGTACAGTCTTTGTTATCGTGTCACTGACTCCACAACTGTTTGTGACAGTGAGAGTTACCTCATAGTCACCTTCTCCGGTGAACTGATGATAGACGATATCTCCTGTTTCTGTAGATCCATCATCGCTAAACGTCCAGATTCGCGATGTTATGTCCGCATTGCTCACTGATGTGTTGGTAAATGTGTAGTAATACTCATAGGTAGAGTTCAGGGAGAACGTGAAATCGGCAGTTACCGGTATTGTTGCAACTTTTATTTTTTTAGATGTACTATCTGATTTGCAGGTAGTATCTGACGATTTAACTGTAAGAGAAACTGTTTTTTCTCCACAACCTGTGTATGGATGTGATGGGTTTTGCAGTGTAGAATTTGTACTGTCTCCAAAATCCCAGTACCAGTCGGTAATGCTTGAGACCGGTGTTGATTCATCAGTGAATTCGAACGTACCCTGTGAATTTGGAGTCTCTGAAGCACTGAATGCTGCAGAGATATTGCAACAATTAATATCTACTGTATGGGCAATTGAGCAGTAATTTCCGTCTTCATACACAACATTGGCAAAAATATCGTATATCCCGTCAGCGCTCATGGCTGTCGTATCACTCTGTTTATTGGTTATAACTGTCCCATCTGAATAGGTGTAGTTCCACGAAGATACAGGGGAAGAGTATGTTGATGTGCCCGTTAATGAGAGCTGCCTACCTGGACAGGCTGTGGATGCTGTAAAATCAGAGAATGAGCATGGATTGGATGGAGAGATGTACGGGTATATTGTCAGGGATTTCGTGGTGCTGGATGTACAGTTATAATTCTGGTTATTTGCCACCCAATGAGTTATCTGGTAATTGTACGATGCATTTTTGTTATTTGGAATGGTGAAGGTGTGGGCAGTGTTGAGATCTGTGGTTTCTCCACCGTTACTGAATATCCATCCCCATTGATATCCTGCATCCTTGGTATATGACTGGTTGGTCGCATTAAACAGGATCGTGGCAGAGTATGTGTTTTCAGGAAGGGTGATATAATGTTCAAATTCCTGGTTAGTCAATGTGTCTTTGGATGTGAACCCACTATCAAGGGAACAATTTGAGGTTTCACTTCCTGACTCTCCCCCTTCAAAATATCCTTTATTAAACTGTTTTAATAGATATTCCCCTTTATTTCCCAGGTATATGATCTGAAATGCCTCTGCTCCTGGAGCGTCTATTCTCGTAAATGTCCCATAACTCCATGGTGAACCGTTAGGCCATGGATTGAAATATTGCGAGGAGTTACTTGAATAATTAATATCAGTTCCTTTAAAGATTTTAGGGGTTTGATCACTATAGATAGCCCTGATAAGGATGTTATCTTTATAGAGGCTGTCTCCTCCTCTGTTTTCAAAAATTATGTACGGAGAGTTATTGGTCAGGTTAAAATCGGTTTTTGGGATCTTTTCCGGGAGCGGAGTTGATAATAAGTGTACTGTTACAATCCCGGCAACTGCAGTAAAAATTCCGATTAGAATGATCGCCCCAACTACGTCGGTTAACGCCTTCTCTCGGGTTTTAATTGTACTGCTTCGGTTATACATTGGAATTTTCTGTGTTGATGGAGTGGGAATATCTTACAAGTCAAGGTGAAACCCCCACTATCTGCCACTTGGAAAATCTGGGGAGGGTGTTGTATAGTTCACTTCTATGTTAGTATTTCTTTCTCTTCACCAGGATTCCGATCATCATGAGTGCTAATAGTGCGAGTATTGCCGTAAATCCGGGGATACCTGCTTTGGTCGGGGTTGTGGTTGGTTCAAGTTTAACCAGATCAGCATTCACCGATGTTTTCACGCCTGATGTAATCATCAGATCCTGTGACCAATCCTGAAATCCCTCCTGGTGAATACGTATCTTGTGTCCCCCAACCAGAACCTTGTCAGATGAGATCGGAGTTACACCAAAGTATGAGGTATCGAGATACGCAATTACGTTGGCAGGGTTTGCGGTGACTTCAAGAGTTCCGTAGAGGCTTTCGCTGCTGATATTCACAACTTCAGTCTTATTAACAAAAACCTCAACATTCCATGATTCATTTGGGTGTTCATCTCTAAGCATCAGCAACTGGCGTGATCCTCCTCTTACATCAGGAATCATCAGGGTTCCAGATTCAGGAATTAAACCTTTTGGTACATTATCGATCAGGATGGCAACCCCTGATGGGCCGTTTATCTGTATTGTTCCAACCTGGTCTGATGTAGTTTCTGGTGCCTTCTCAAGGACCAGCCCATATATTGGCTGCGTCATTGTCAGGATTAGGAATAATATTCCAATAATTGACAGTTTTGTCATATTTCCAATCCTATCTGGTGCTAAATATTGTGGAGTTGTCTTTTCATGCATTTCCTACCTGTACAGGAGATACTGGGATGCATTGCCATCAAAGTAGATCTGTCCGGATTGTAGATTAAGATCAAAATACCTTGATTTGTGCATAAGGTTGTAAACGTCAAGATTCCTTGTTGTTGAGACTGAAACTGTGGAACCATCCCACACGAAATTTGCCCATGCGGAGGTATCTTTTACAGCCGTTAACGTCAGGTTAGAGTGGAAATTATTGAAATCTGGGATATTAATCGCAGTACATGTTCCCTGTTGAAGATTTGTACCATTCACGGTTAACTGGACATTAGAACAGTTAAATGCTGTTATACTCCCTGAAACTAATATCCTGGCAGCACTTTGGGATGATAGTAGTCCTAGCTGGACAACGTCTCCGTCACTGAGTGAATAAGTTACTCCGTTTACGGTTATTGTGGAACCTGATCCTGAAACAATCCACTTTACAGATCCACCTGATGCCAATGATCCGGTACGTGATGTGAAGAGGTTCGTGGAATGCCATTGCCCTGATACTGTAACATTTTGGCGGTATGATGACTGGTGATTGGTGATATTCCAAACCGTCAGGGTAACTGGGAACGTGCCTGTCTGGTTAAATACATGAATCGGAATTTTTTCATTGATAGTTGTTCCGGTTATGTTAACTGTACCATCGCCAAAATTCCATGCCCATTTGCTTGGACCACCTATTGAGGTGTCAGTAAATGCTACTTCAAGTGGTGCAGGTCCGGAATATGGATCAGCAGTGAAATTTGCCTGTATGGGGAATTTACTTGAAATTGTCACATACTGAATAGATGAATCAACAGGCCTTCCTCTCATTCTCCCATTATCATAGATTGGTGTAGCCCTGATGAGCATAGGAACAATTTTACCAGCCATTGGTTCGGAATAGAACGTTGCAGTCGAGTTATTCCATCCTCCAGCCCAAGCACTATACCCGTTCGTCCATGTCATTGGAATGATACTGGTTCCTATTGTCGAGTTCCCAACAATTACTGAAACATTGGATTTGTCGTAATTATGCCCTCCAACATATGCATTTACGGTAATATTACCAGCACTCGGGGAGTTGGTAGTCACATTAATAAATGATGGAGTAAGAGGCTCGAAGTCTACTGATACATTCCGGAAAGCACGGACAACAGAGTAGTTTGGATAATGGAATGATGACTCTGTGGTGAACGTGATGTTTTGACCTTCGAACAGCCGGTTATCCCAGTCCATTGTGAAGTATGCCCATGTGTTATTCCAGACTAGTGTCTGGACAACCGGCGTTTTCAGGGTTGAATTTATACTCCTTCCATATCCTGTAACATGGCATGAGAAGTTGTATTGTCCCTTGTAAGCTCCAAAGTGCTGATCATAGGGAATAAGTTGGCCTTCATATGGGGGATCGATTACTGAATACTGACTCTGATTTGCAAGCATGTATATGCTTAATTTATCACCTGTGTAGGATGTGTTGTCAGGAACGGTGAAACTCTTCCCGAGATATGTCGCTGCATTATATACCCATTTTTCAATCCAGACCGTATTTGTGATATCCGGAAGTAATCTCCCTGTCGATGTGTTTGTTCCCACTGTGATAATATATGCAGAGTAAGGAGTCGGTGTCAGACTGAAGGATGAATTTCCCCATCTTCCATATGGAGGCACCTGGTATACATGGACTCTATTATATGTTGTGTAACTCTGTCCTGGGATCTGCTGCTCAACAGAGTTATATGAGGTTGAATATCCCCAGTAGCGGTTGAAATTTGGATCATCGATTCTAAATGTCGATCCATCTGCATAATAATACCCCCACGGTAGTTGCATTGATGACACATGCCAGTCAACGTTTCCGAAATCTGCCCGGTAGTTACGTGTTGTATAAACCAGCATGGTCCCGGTTGCAGCAGTTTTATCTGGAGAGGGTCTGGTAACTCCATATGAGGTTGTCACATTCCAAATTGCCGGTAAATCCTCGACAAGCCTGAATACTCCATAGGAGACTCCAGTAAGGGAGATATTATAATGCCCTGTTGCGTTTGTCTTTACAGTAGTGGTGTTTGTCCAGACTCCGTTGACCTTCTCCTGAAGAGTGACATTCCAGTTTGAAAGGTCCCATTCTCCTGAATCCTGAACTCCATTATAGTTGAGATCATCCCAGATATGTCCGGTGAAGGATGCCGGACTGGTTACCGTTACACTTTTTATCAGGCTGAACAGGTTTCCACACTTGTTCTGCAGTTGTTCGGTGATGTAATAGATTCCCCAGTTGTAGTATGTATGATTTGGAGGAACCCTGCTGTTTGCGTCAGTTGTATACGAATAATTTCCGTCACCAAAGAACCATCTCCAGGAGATGACATCCGTTATGTTTGAATTTTCAGTGAATGAGACGGTCAGTGGTGCTGTTCCGGTGGTCGGCGTGACATTGAAACTGGGTGTTAAGTTCGGACAGTACGGGTAGATAAGTTTCAGATTCTGTCCGAGGCTTCCACAATAACTTGTTGCAATGAGCAGTACATTGAAGGTTGTATCTTCAGTACCCACTCCGTATGTATGAGTAACATTCTTGCCTTTTCCGGTTGCCCCGTCACCAAAGAACCATGTCCAGTCGATAATGTCAGAGTCTTCCAGCGGTGGATTGACATATGCACTGAAGTTCACTGTATTATTTGTTTCATCAGTGTGAGTATATCCAAAGTCAACAGAAACCTCTGGGCAGGTCAGATCGACGTATCCGCTCTTAACACCCGTATTTCCACACTCACTGGAAGCGATAAGGGTGACCATGTAATGGCCTGAAAGGTTGTATGTGTGGTTTGTATTTCCACTTGATATCGTGGAGTTCTTTATGATTTCAGTGAAGTATCCATCTCCAAAGTCCCAGTGCCACCGGTTTGGAGAGCCAGTTGTTGTGTCGGTGAAAGAAATTGTATCTGGAGCAGAATCGTTTACTGCCAGTGGACTGAAGTTGGCGACAACCTCCTGGCAGGTTGTTCCATTGTAGATCAGCTTCTGCACTTTGTCTGTGGAACCACAGGCATTCTGAACAGTAAGGCCCACAAGATACGGGATTACTGCCGGGAATTTGTGTGTTATCTGTCCGGATGTTGTCTGCCAGACGGTCTGGTTCCATGATGTGGTGTTACCGTCTCCAAAGTCCCAGGTCCACTGGGTGATGTTGCTGCCGTGTCCTTGGGATATATCTGAGAACCTAACAGTCAGATTGTTGGTTGTGACGTTTGCTGCCAGGTATTGGTAGCCGTAATCAGCGGTAACACTTGGGCAGGTGACATTTACTGATCCGGTCTTCTGTTTTGAGAGTCCACAGGGGTTGTATCCGGTAAGGGTTACTCCAAAGAGTCCACTCTGGTTGTAGATATGGATTGGGTTCTGCTCTTCTGAACTATACCCGTCTCCAAAGTTCCAGAACCAGCTTGTCACATTCGTGGTGTTTGCGACGAATGAGACCGAAAGTGGCGGAGTGCCGTTCGATACAAGTGGTGAGAAGTTCACGGTGATGTCGTTGCATGTACCGTTGTTGATCAGCCGGGATGTCCAGTCTGTGGATCCACACTCATTGGCAATCTCAAGGATTGCGGTATACGGAGCAACCTCTGGGTACTTGTGAACAATCTTACCTGCTGCTGCCTGCCAGGCTGCCTTGTCCCAGGTTGTTTTTGCTCCGTCACCAAATGTCCAGGTCCACTGTGTGATGTTGGATTTACCGTAGTTGCTTGAGGTGTCGTTGAACCGTACGGTAAGATTGTTCGTGGAACTATCAAGTGCCAGGTACTCATATCCGAATGATGCAGAGACATTCGGGCATGAGAGGTTTACGGTTCCTGTCTTGGTTCCAGAGAGGCCACAGCCATTGGTGGCGGTGAGGGATACCGTGAACCTTCCACTTGAATTGAAGAGGTGAGTCGGGTTCTGAGTTTCTGATGCGTATCCGTCTCCAAAGTTCCAGACCCATTTTGTTGCATTGGGGGTGAGATCGGTAAAGGTTACCTCTCTTGGTGCTTTATCCTCAACATACAATGGAGAGAAGTTTGCAAGGACTTCACTGCATGGAGTTCCATTGTAGATCAGCTTATAAGTATAGTTCGATGCTCCACAGTCATTGCCTACCGTAAGTTTTGCGGTGTATGGGGCTAACTGTGGATACAGATGTGAGACTTTTCCAAGTGTCTCGGTCCAGAGCGTCTTATTCCAGATCGTGTAATTGCCGTCTCCAAAGTCCCATCTCCATGTACTAATATTGGATGAGTTATATGAAGCATCGGTGAAGTTTACCCGTAAGTAATTATTCTGCTTGTCAATTATCTGCTGGAAAGTGAAGTCGGCAAAGACATCATAGCAGGTTACGATAACTGTTCCTAATTTTGTATCTGTGCTTCCACAATCATTGATGGCCCGAAGACTGACTGTGTAGGTTCCGGACTTGGTGTAAGCATGATATACATCATTGCTGTTTGTCTTTTCCTCGTATGTTCCATCTCCAAATGACCAGTACCACTGGGTAGCATTGGCAGGGTTGGTGATATGGAAGGCTATTGAATTTCCGGCATTTGCTGAACTTGTAACCGGTGTGAAGTCCGCATGAACTTCACCGCATGAGCCGCTGTAAATGAGTTTGTATATCTGATCTGAGT
This window encodes:
- a CDS encoding PKD domain-containing protein, which encodes MYNRSSTIKTREKALTDVVGAIILIGIFTAVAGIVTVHLLSTPLPEKIPKTDFNLTNNSPYIIFENRGGDSLYKDNILIRAIYSDQTPKIFKGTDINYSSNSSQYFNPWPNGSPWSYGTFTRIDAPGAEAFQIIYLGNKGEYLLKQFNKGYFEGGESGSETSNCSLDSGFTSKDTLTNQEFEHYITLPENTYSATILFNATNQSYTKDAGYQWGWIFSNGGETTDLNTAHTFTIPNNKNASYNYQITHWVANNQNYNCTSSTTKSLTIYPYISPSNPCSFSDFTASTACPGRQLSLTGTSTYSSPVSSWNYTYSDGTVITNKQSDTTAMSADGIYDIFANVVYEDGNYCSIAHTVDINCCNISAAFSASETPNSQGTFEFTDESTPVSSITDWYWDFGDSTNSTLQNPSHPYTGCGEKTVSLTVKSSDTTCKSDSTSKKIKVATIPVTADFTFSLNSTYEYYYTFTNTSVSNADITSRIWTFSDDGSTETGDIVYHQFTGEGDYEVTLTVTNSCGVSDTITKTVRVTRYCPDITAGFEFVTDTTAYNATFTDTSYNSDNITSWRWDFGDGVSTIWNKAEWNASGKLITHHYPEVAPYTATLSISNDCGKSDSIHKLIFNGSCKSVSADFTPLSSSITSGHSVTFNITNPANATYWNWTFGDGEYTDTTSSYNVTHRYTRAGTYTVSLHAANDCGNTDTKVGTVIVSCTDITADFTYQQFIDRQTNNLTIDFTDTSYNTSIINFWRWDYGDGSYATWNWTQWSEADHKISHTYPEFAPYTAKLTVDSDCGATNYTHKLIYNGTPCSEVLANFSPLYVEDKAPREITFTDLTPNATNWTWNFGDGYTSDIQNPTHIFNSSGRYAVSLTATNNCGLSGTKIGTVNLSCPNVSASFGFEYLAIDSATDNLTILFNDTSNDYGRSNISSWTWTFGDGTKTTWDKTAWQSAAGRIIHKYPDVASYTAMLEIANECGSTDWTSRLIYNGSCSSNFSVNFSPLESNGTPPLPVQYIEKTINVTSWFWNFGDGLSSEEQNPIHTYTQSGLYAVTLTGYNSCGLSKQQTGYVNVTCPGVTADYGYQYLAANTTTNNLTVSFTDLSQGHGNNITQWTWDFGDGSTTTWDKAAWQTAAGQVTHKFPSLTTYLVGLTVQNTCGSKDNVQKLIYNGSECPDIIANFTPLYVNDTAPVVVNFKDLTTGSPTRWHWDFGDGSYSELVRNGTITTGDISHKYTTVGHYLVTLIPTSDCGKSGVKSGYVDVQCSNVSIDFAYVVNNPDSEDPLDVTFTITEPSDPVEFAKITEWTWLFGDGTASHEANPTHIYPTRDQYTVMLFGENNCGNQGQNIRLIQLDCENITPWFNVTPQSGPVPLTVTFTENSTPHNKIKAWRWYFGDGGYYYTTDAQNPAPSSHTYSVAGLYNITLKVQNECTQIFSMNRTVQVKPTYVISATAGTGGTISPAGNTTVTEGDSLLYTIVSNTCYGIKDVLVDNLSVGAVSSYSFTNVQANHTINASFEPTGPYTISASSYYMAPATGYTYIPTTGKISPEGLTYVTCGGTQSYTMIDAFSFDKVDYELSDVAIDGEVVGPINPYTFNNVIRNHTIVSYYAPTCFFVQGLVTNSTTGSPMSHVRLELYQNASPDIFLWYSYTNQTGYYKIPNMVYNAARRYDVYIGNNSPTWKTMSSNLEGTTSSGVWNWRIQFNPGSKCKRFLNWTGTA
- a CDS encoding PEGA domain-containing protein; amino-acid sequence: MTKLSIIGILFLILTMTQPIYGLVLEKAPETTSDQVGTIQINGPSGVAILIDNVPKGLIPESGTLMIPDVRGGSRQLLMLRDEHPNESWNVEVFVNKTEVVNISSESLYGTLEVTANPANVIAYLDTSYFGVTPISSDKVLVGGHKIRIHQEGFQDWSQDLMITSGVKTSVNADLVKLEPTTTPTKAGIPGFTAILALLALMMIGILVKRKKY
- a CDS encoding PKD domain-containing protein, giving the protein MSKDFDTDGSYDVTATITFYDETSNLAQKSTLHTIDVDCCKLVPSFTATESPSGSGYYIFTDTSTIGSGTITGWNWEFGDSSVSTDQNPTHQYTTCGSKTVNLTVTADTACGSETVSKDLTITTIPITADFSFTRDSANYFSYTFTNTSTSAADITSWVWKFSDDGSTQTGESVSHTYTSEGYYTVTLTATNSCGVSSTITKTVHVVQFCPNITAGFDFTTDASAITATFQDTSYDVVNITGWRWDFGDGESVVWNKAQWTANSNGKITHQYADLAPYTAKLTVSNDCGHSDQIYKLIYSGSCGEVHADFTPVTSSANAGNSIAFHITNPANATQWYWSFGDGTYEEKTNSNDVYHAYTKSGTYTVSLRAINDCGSTDTKLGTVIVTCYDVFADFTFQQIIDKQNNYLRVNFTDASYNSSNISTWRWDFGDGNYTIWNKTLWTETLGKVSHLYPQLAPYTAKLTVGNDCGASNYTYKLIYNGTPCSEVLANFSPLYVEDKAPREVTFTDLTPNATKWVWNFGDGYASETQNPTHLFNSSGRFTVSLTATNGCGLSGTKTGTVNLSCPNVSASFGYEYLALDSSTNNLTVRFNDTSSNYGKSNITQWTWTFGDGAKTTWDKAAWQAAAGKIVHKYPEVAPYTAILEIANECGSTDWTSRLINNGTCNDITVNFSPLVSNGTPPLSVSFVANTTNVTSWFWNFGDGYSSEEQNPIHIYNQSGLFGVTLTGYNPCGLSKQKTGSVNVTCPSVTADYGYQYLAANVTTNNLTVRFSDISQGHGSNITQWTWDFGDGNTTSWNQTVWQTTSGQITHKFPAVIPYLVGLTVQNACGSTDKVQKLIYNGTTCQEVVANFSPLAVNDSAPDTISFTDTTTGSPNRWHWDFGDGYFTEIIKNSTISSGNTNHTYNLSGHYMVTLIASSECGNTGVKSGYVDLTCPEVSVDFGYTHTDETNNTVNFSAYVNPPLEDSDIIDWTWFFGDGATGKGKNVTHTYGVGTEDTTFNVLLIATSYCGSLGQNLKLIYPYCPNLTPSFNVTPTTGTAPLTVSFTENSNITDVISWRWFFGDGNYSYTTDANSRVPPNHTYYNWGIYYITEQLQNKCGNLFSLIKSVTVTSPASFTGHIWDDLNYNGVQDSGEWDLSNWNVTLQEKVNGVWTNTTTVKTNATGHYNISLTGVSYGVFRLVEDLPAIWNVTTSYGVTRPSPDKTAATGTMLVYTTRNYRADFGNVDWHVSSMQLPWGYYYADGSTFRIDDPNFNRYWGYSTSYNSVEQQIPGQSYTTYNRVHVYQVPPYGRWGNSSFSLTPTPYSAYIITVGTNTSTGRLLPDITNTVWIEKWVYNAATYLGKSFTVPDNTSYTGDKLSIYMLANQSQYSVIDPPYEGQLIPYDQHFGAYKGQYNFSCHVTGYGRSINSTLKTPVVQTLVWNNTWAYFTMDWDNRLFEGQNITFTTESSFHYPNYSVVRAFRNVSVDFEPLTPSFINVTTNSPSAGNITVNAYVGGHNYDKSNVSVIVGNSTIGTSIIPMTWTNGYSAWAGGWNNSTATFYSEPMAGKIVPMLIRATPIYDNGRMRGRPVDSSIQYVTISSKFPIQANFTADPYSGPAPLEVAFTDTSIGGPSKWAWNFGDGTVNITGTTINEKIPIHVFNQTGTFPVTLTVWNITNHQSSYRQNVTVSGQWHSTNLFTSRTGSLASGGSVKWIVSGSGSTITVNGVTYSLSDGDVVQLGLLSSQSAARILVSGSITAFNCSNVQLTVNGTNLQQGTCTAINIPDFNNFHSNLTLTAVKDTSAWANFVWDGSTVSVSTTRNLDVYNLMHKSRYFDLNLQSGQIYFDGNASQYLLYR